Proteins encoded in a region of the Bradyrhizobium sp. CB3481 genome:
- a CDS encoding amidohydrolase family protein, with the protein MTEIIDAHHHIWRQADLPWLIGPMQPRIFGPYEPIRRDYPIQEYLADLAGSGVTRSVYVQTNWANDRFEDETAWVQETAKDHGWPHAIVSYADFNVDDVRPQLDRLARYPLVRGVRMQLHWHDNPLYRFAARPDLCADPKIRRNVARLADYGFSFDLQVFAPQMEGAAGLAESCPDVTFILQHAGMLEDLSPQGRSAWRRGMMRLAACPNVVSKLSGLGTFIHRNDPAHVSEILADTVAIFGADRCLFGSNFPIEKLWTTYRELIDAYLAATAPLAADQRDAVLRTTALRVYRLDR; encoded by the coding sequence GTGACCGAAATCATCGACGCCCATCATCATATCTGGCGTCAGGCCGACCTGCCGTGGCTGATCGGCCCGATGCAGCCACGCATCTTTGGCCCCTATGAGCCGATCCGCCGCGACTATCCTATTCAAGAGTATCTCGCCGACCTCGCGGGGTCCGGCGTGACGCGCTCGGTCTATGTGCAGACCAACTGGGCCAATGATCGCTTCGAGGACGAAACCGCCTGGGTGCAGGAGACGGCCAAGGACCATGGTTGGCCGCACGCCATCGTCTCCTACGCCGATTTCAACGTCGATGACGTCCGCCCGCAGCTCGACCGCCTGGCGCGCTATCCGCTGGTGCGAGGCGTACGCATGCAACTGCACTGGCACGACAATCCGCTCTATCGCTTCGCCGCGCGGCCCGATCTCTGCGCCGATCCCAAAATCCGCCGCAACGTCGCGCGGCTCGCCGATTATGGTTTCAGCTTCGACCTGCAGGTGTTTGCGCCGCAGATGGAAGGTGCCGCCGGCCTGGCCGAATCCTGTCCCGATGTCACCTTCATCCTGCAGCACGCCGGCATGCTGGAAGACCTGTCACCGCAGGGCCGCTCCGCGTGGCGCCGCGGAATGATGCGGCTGGCCGCCTGCCCGAACGTCGTCTCAAAATTGTCCGGCCTCGGCACCTTCATCCACCGCAACGATCCCGCGCATGTATCCGAGATCCTTGCCGATACGGTGGCGATCTTCGGCGCCGATCGCTGCCTGTTCGGCTCGAATTTCCCGATCGAAAAGCTCTGGACGACCTACCGCGAACTGATCGACGCCTATCTCGCCGCCACGGCGCCGCTTGCTGCGGATCAGCGCGACGCCGTTCTGCGAACGACTGCCTTGCGCGTCTACCGGTTGGACCGATGA
- a CDS encoding MBL fold metallo-hydrolase translates to MPLEIKILDYGDIELESSFLVLGRDCGRTRRVLTLGFLIVGGPYPVVVDTGYRSNQIMETLGMRGLQFHENMIENQLARHGVRMGDVRFVCHTHLHIDHAGKDDLFPMNTTVVLNRKELEYSVSGLMHPQYPAPDIKHLIDRLHTKSALRFLDLEITGPIELMPGVYCDAANAHTEGSMNIHVHTADGIATICGDVIYDFNDQIVNPFHEIHDWEPRTTGNHGTSKRAEKAAIKKLLSSSRYLLPVHDRPAKIEGGNVVGRLHDQVPGPIVQSLPQRHWFPA, encoded by the coding sequence ATGCCGCTTGAGATCAAGATCCTAGACTATGGGGATATCGAACTGGAATCGAGCTTCCTCGTGCTCGGCCGCGATTGCGGCCGCACCCGCCGTGTCCTGACGCTCGGCTTTTTGATCGTCGGTGGCCCCTATCCTGTTGTCGTCGACACCGGCTATCGCTCTAACCAGATCATGGAAACGCTGGGCATGCGCGGCCTGCAATTCCACGAAAACATGATCGAGAACCAGCTCGCGCGCCACGGCGTGCGCATGGGCGACGTCCGTTTTGTCTGCCACACCCACCTGCATATCGATCACGCTGGCAAGGACGATCTGTTCCCGATGAACACGACGGTCGTGCTCAACCGCAAGGAGCTGGAATATTCCGTCTCCGGCCTGATGCATCCGCAATATCCGGCGCCGGACATCAAGCATCTGATCGACCGCCTGCACACCAAGAGCGCGCTGCGCTTCCTCGATCTCGAGATAACCGGCCCGATCGAATTGATGCCGGGCGTCTATTGCGATGCCGCCAACGCCCACACCGAAGGTTCGATGAACATCCATGTCCACACCGCCGACGGCATCGCCACCATTTGCGGCGACGTGATCTACGACTTCAACGACCAGATCGTGAACCCCTTCCACGAAATCCACGACTGGGAGCCACGCACCACCGGCAACCACGGCACCAGCAAACGCGCCGAAAAGGCGGCGATCAAGAAGCTGCTGAGCAGCTCGCGCTATCTGCTGCCGGTGCACGACCGGCCGGCCAAGATCGAAGGCGGCAATGTGGTCGGCCGCCTGCACGACCAGGTGCCCGGCCCGATCGTTCAGAGCCTGCCGCAGCGCCACTGGTTTCCGGCGTGA
- a CDS encoding isochorismatase family protein, translating to MTHVTLRPDFETLIDPYAPVGQVGTGFDFTEGPIWHPVHHFLLFSDMPADVRRRWDAKRGVVEVKRPSNKCNGMTYDAELNLIVCEHATSSLIRERPDGRREVIASHFENQELNSPNDVCVHSSGAIYFSDPWYGRMPVYGVERPRQLGFQGVYRVPPGGGPPKLVVDRHLFDQPNGLCFSPDERLLYVNDTVQALIRVFDVEADGSLANARVFASGIRSELEPGLPDGMKCDQRGNVWVTAPSGVWVYSPAGDLLGKVRVPELVANLAWGGPDFRTLYLTATHSVYAIPVKAGPRHEPYMSGRISTEPTTGSAPAAPPQLASGDIQLDPRRCAMIIQDLQNDVIMEGGAFADSGSPGHARQQRVVDNVRRLAEAARARGVVIIHVWFVVEPGAPGVTLNAPLFEGLVDSGAMVRGSWGAAPVPGLEPRAGDFVVEKMRMSAWEGTRLETILKATGRDMIINTGAWTNMSVEHTARTGADKGYFMIVPEDCCSTMNADWHNASIKFAMQNVAVVTNADAVIRGLG from the coding sequence ATGACGCATGTCACGCTGCGCCCGGACTTCGAAACGCTGATCGATCCCTATGCGCCGGTCGGCCAGGTCGGCACCGGTTTCGATTTTACCGAGGGTCCGATCTGGCATCCGGTCCATCATTTCCTGTTGTTCTCGGATATGCCGGCCGACGTGCGCCGGCGATGGGATGCCAAGCGCGGCGTGGTCGAGGTCAAGCGCCCTTCGAACAAATGCAACGGCATGACCTATGATGCCGAGCTGAACCTGATCGTCTGCGAGCATGCCACGTCGTCCTTGATTCGCGAGCGTCCCGACGGAAGGCGCGAGGTGATCGCCTCGCATTTCGAGAACCAGGAACTCAACAGCCCGAACGACGTCTGTGTCCATTCCAGCGGCGCGATTTATTTCTCTGACCCCTGGTATGGCCGCATGCCGGTCTATGGCGTCGAGCGGCCGCGCCAGCTCGGCTTCCAGGGCGTCTATCGTGTTCCGCCCGGCGGCGGCCCGCCAAAGCTCGTGGTCGACCGACACCTGTTCGACCAACCGAACGGGCTCTGCTTCTCGCCCGACGAGCGCCTGCTCTATGTCAACGACACCGTGCAAGCGCTGATCCGCGTCTTCGATGTCGAGGCCGATGGCTCGCTCGCCAACGCGCGCGTCTTCGCCAGCGGCATCCGGTCCGAGCTCGAGCCCGGCCTGCCCGACGGCATGAAGTGCGACCAGCGCGGCAATGTCTGGGTCACGGCACCCAGCGGCGTCTGGGTCTATTCGCCGGCGGGCGATTTGCTGGGCAAGGTGCGCGTTCCCGAACTCGTCGCCAATCTCGCCTGGGGCGGCCCTGATTTCCGCACACTCTATCTCACCGCAACCCACTCGGTCTATGCGATCCCGGTCAAGGCCGGGCCGCGTCACGAACCCTATATGAGCGGACGGATCTCGACTGAGCCCACGACCGGCTCCGCTCCGGCCGCCCCGCCGCAGCTTGCGAGCGGCGACATCCAGCTCGATCCCCGGCGCTGCGCCATGATCATCCAGGATTTGCAGAACGACGTCATCATGGAAGGCGGCGCATTCGCCGATTCCGGCTCGCCCGGCCATGCGCGCCAGCAGCGCGTGGTCGACAATGTCCGCCGCCTCGCGGAGGCTGCCCGCGCCCGCGGCGTGGTCATCATTCATGTCTGGTTCGTCGTCGAGCCCGGCGCGCCCGGCGTGACGCTCAATGCGCCGCTGTTCGAGGGCCTCGTCGACAGTGGCGCGATGGTGCGTGGAAGCTGGGGCGCCGCACCCGTGCCGGGGCTCGAGCCGCGTGCTGGCGATTTCGTCGTCGAGAAGATGCGGATGAGCGCTTGGGAAGGCACAAGGCTGGAGACCATCCTGAAGGCGACGGGCCGCGACATGATCATCAATACCGGCGCCTGGACCAACATGTCGGTCGAGCACACCGCGCGCACCGGCGCCGACAAAGGCTATTTCATGATCGTGCCTGAGGACTGCTGCTCGACCATGAACGCCGACTGGCACAACGCCTCCATCAAATTTGCGATGCAGAACGTTGCCGTCGTCACCAACGCCGATGCCGTCATCAGGGGGCTGGGATGA
- a CDS encoding NAD(P)H-dependent oxidoreductase, which yields MPKLFHLSCSPRTDAESSAGARVFIERFREARPDWDIDVMNLWKDHLPEFEGYVLEAKYARIGGHAFTDSQRDAFAVAERIALRFALADRVLISTPMWNFGIPYKLKQWIDVITQPGLTFRFDPALGYLPLVKDRPTIVILASGSDFVTGMNRGRIDMATPYLREALRFIGVRNVRFVPIGPTTGPAEPIRAARESAHRRLAEMAARF from the coding sequence GTGCCAAAACTCTTTCACCTGAGTTGCTCGCCGCGCACGGATGCCGAATCTTCCGCCGGCGCCCGGGTCTTCATCGAGCGCTTCCGCGAGGCGCGGCCGGATTGGGATATCGACGTCATGAATCTCTGGAAGGACCACCTTCCGGAATTCGAGGGCTATGTCCTGGAGGCAAAATATGCCCGCATCGGCGGGCACGCTTTCACCGATTCGCAGCGCGATGCCTTTGCGGTCGCCGAGCGCATCGCGCTACGCTTCGCGCTTGCAGACCGCGTGCTGATCTCGACGCCGATGTGGAATTTCGGCATTCCCTACAAGCTGAAGCAATGGATCGACGTGATCACGCAGCCCGGGCTGACGTTCCGGTTCGATCCCGCGCTGGGCTATCTGCCGCTCGTCAAGGATCGGCCGACGATCGTCATCCTGGCGAGCGGCAGCGATTTCGTCACCGGCATGAACCGCGGCCGCATCGACATGGCGACGCCCTATTTGCGGGAGGCGCTGCGCTTCATCGGCGTCCGCAACGTCCGCTTCGTGCCGATCGGCCCGACGACCGGACCGGCTGAGCCGATCCGCGCCGCGCGTGAAAGCGCGCATCGGCGGCTGGCCGAGATGGCTGCGAGATTCTAG
- a CDS encoding NAD(P)-dependent alcohol dehydrogenase: MKSYELQGPGGIDGLALLDKPMPEPGDGQVLVRLKAATLNYRDLLTVKGGYGSRQKFPLVPVSDGAGVVERVGPGVKEFATGDRVIGSFFESWLSGGPSTAKMRAALGGSVDGVLTEYRIFPEHALVRTPEHLSDVEAAALPCAGVTAWSAVVKLGGIKPGQTVLTQGTGGVSLFALQFAKMCGARVIATSSSDAKIERLKQLGADHTLNYRATPDWGKKAREWSGQGVDLVVEVGGVGTLNESIRAVRIGGTIAFIGVLAGPPASDLRLPLMVMQQQRLQGVTVGSVEDLQAMADAIALHRTKPVIDKTFPFDQAKQAFFHMESGAHFGKVAIAIG; this comes from the coding sequence TTGAAATCTTATGAGCTGCAGGGACCGGGCGGAATCGACGGGCTCGCTCTGTTGGACAAGCCTATGCCGGAGCCCGGCGACGGCCAGGTGCTGGTACGGCTGAAAGCCGCCACGCTGAACTATCGCGACCTCCTCACCGTCAAAGGCGGCTACGGCTCGCGTCAGAAATTTCCGCTGGTGCCGGTCTCTGATGGTGCCGGTGTGGTCGAACGGGTCGGCCCGGGCGTCAAGGAATTCGCTACAGGCGACCGCGTCATCGGCAGCTTCTTCGAAAGCTGGCTTAGCGGCGGACCCAGCACAGCCAAGATGCGTGCAGCGCTCGGCGGGTCCGTTGACGGCGTATTGACGGAGTACCGGATATTTCCGGAGCATGCGCTGGTCAGAACGCCGGAGCACCTCAGTGATGTCGAAGCCGCCGCGCTCCCCTGCGCCGGCGTCACGGCCTGGAGCGCCGTCGTCAAGCTCGGTGGCATCAAGCCGGGCCAGACCGTTCTGACGCAAGGCACCGGCGGCGTATCGCTGTTCGCCCTGCAATTTGCGAAGATGTGCGGCGCGCGCGTCATCGCGACTTCCTCCAGCGACGCCAAGATCGAACGCCTCAAGCAGCTCGGCGCCGACCACACCTTGAACTATAGGGCGACGCCCGATTGGGGAAAGAAAGCGCGCGAATGGAGCGGGCAAGGCGTCGATCTCGTCGTCGAAGTCGGCGGGGTCGGCACGCTGAACGAATCGATCCGCGCTGTCAGGATCGGCGGCACCATCGCCTTCATCGGCGTGCTCGCCGGGCCGCCAGCGTCGGACCTGCGGCTCCCCTTGATGGTGATGCAGCAACAGCGGTTGCAGGGCGTCACCGTCGGATCGGTCGAGGATCTCCAGGCGATGGCGGATGCCATTGCGCTTCACCGGACGAAGCCGGTGATCGACAAGACTTTTCCGTTCGATCAGGCGAAGCAGGCGTTTTTCCACATGGAGAGCGGCGCGCATTTCGGGAAAGTGGCGATCGCGATCGGCTGA
- a CDS encoding efflux RND transporter periplasmic adaptor subunit, protein MTKDKSELLRSLTIDRSAGKAERPGRRWVPIAITAAVCVVVAFAAFGAYEFSRQDAPKETASQSTPQPAAQPQTPPQQQAAANNKAAGSLAASGYVVARRKATVAAEITGKVVEVFIDEGMTVTEGQVVARLDSVLAEKDYELSRSRVETADAAIAAITADLEDATRIMTRIQTLSQKNFATEADLTKAQARVGVLSAQLRQAQSQFETAKIDAKRSGSMLEKHQIKAPFSGVVIDRSAQPGEMISPMSVGGYTRTGICTIVDMDSIEIEVDVNEAFIGRVVPGGPVNAVLDAYPDWTIPASVIAIVPTANREKATVKVRIRFEKKDPRILPDMAVKVNFMREARANGTAEATAAN, encoded by the coding sequence ATGACCAAAGACAAGAGCGAACTCTTGAGATCGCTGACCATCGATCGCAGCGCCGGCAAGGCGGAACGACCCGGCCGTCGCTGGGTGCCAATCGCCATAACGGCTGCCGTCTGCGTCGTTGTCGCATTCGCCGCCTTTGGCGCCTACGAGTTCAGCCGTCAGGACGCGCCCAAGGAGACCGCATCGCAGAGCACGCCTCAGCCCGCCGCGCAGCCGCAGACACCACCGCAGCAGCAGGCCGCAGCGAATAACAAGGCCGCCGGCAGCCTCGCCGCCTCCGGCTATGTGGTGGCGCGCCGCAAGGCGACCGTGGCCGCCGAGATCACCGGCAAGGTCGTCGAGGTCTTCATCGACGAAGGCATGACCGTGACCGAAGGCCAGGTCGTCGCGCGGCTCGACAGCGTGCTCGCCGAAAAGGACTATGAACTGTCCCGGTCGCGGGTCGAAACGGCCGATGCCGCGATCGCGGCAATCACGGCCGATCTCGAAGACGCGACCCGCATCATGACGCGCATACAGACGCTCTCGCAAAAGAATTTTGCGACCGAGGCCGACCTGACCAAGGCGCAGGCCCGCGTCGGCGTGCTCAGCGCGCAACTGCGCCAGGCACAGTCGCAATTCGAGACCGCAAAGATCGACGCCAAGCGCTCGGGCTCGATGCTCGAAAAGCACCAGATCAAGGCGCCGTTTTCCGGCGTCGTCATCGACCGCAGCGCCCAGCCCGGCGAGATGATTTCGCCGATGTCGGTCGGCGGCTACACCCGCACCGGCATCTGCACCATCGTCGACATGGATTCGATCGAAATCGAGGTCGACGTCAACGAGGCCTTCATCGGCCGCGTTGTCCCAGGCGGCCCCGTCAACGCGGTGCTGGACGCCTACCCAGACTGGACCATTCCCGCCTCGGTGATAGCCATCGTGCCAACCGCGAACCGCGAGAAAGCCACGGTGAAGGTTCGCATCCGCTTCGAGAAGAAGGATCCGCGCATCCTGCCCGACATGGCGGTGAAAGTGAACTTCATGCGCGAAGCCAGGGCGAATGGCACCGCTGAAGCCACTGCCGCGAACTAA
- a CDS encoding ABC transporter ATP-binding protein, with protein MVRLAGVDKRFTKGKETISIFDHLDLAIPRGDFIAVMGPSGSGKTTLLNLLGGIDRADAGEISVADQRIDGLSEGELAAWRAANIGFIFQFYNLMPMLTAAQNVELPLLLTKLRSKERAARVETALSVVGLADRMKHRPREMSGGQQQRVAIARAIVSDPNLLLCDEPTGDLDRQSADEILSILQLLNSDLGKTIVMVTHDPAAANYAKRVLHLDKGRFVERELAA; from the coding sequence ATGGTTCGCCTTGCCGGCGTAGACAAGCGTTTCACCAAGGGGAAAGAAACGATTTCGATCTTCGATCATCTCGACCTGGCGATCCCCCGCGGTGATTTCATCGCCGTGATGGGCCCGTCGGGTTCGGGCAAGACGACGCTGCTCAACCTGCTCGGCGGCATCGACCGCGCTGACGCTGGTGAGATTTCTGTCGCCGACCAGCGCATCGACGGCCTTTCCGAAGGCGAACTGGCGGCCTGGCGTGCGGCCAATATCGGCTTCATTTTCCAGTTCTACAATCTGATGCCGATGTTGACCGCGGCGCAGAATGTCGAGCTGCCGCTATTGCTCACCAAACTGCGCAGCAAAGAGCGCGCGGCGCGTGTCGAGACCGCGCTTTCCGTAGTGGGCCTTGCCGACCGCATGAAGCATCGGCCGCGCGAGATGTCCGGCGGCCAGCAGCAGCGCGTGGCGATTGCGCGCGCCATCGTTTCCGATCCGAATCTCCTGCTTTGCGACGAGCCGACCGGTGACCTCGACAGGCAATCCGCCGACGAGATTCTATCTATCCTGCAACTGCTCAATAGCGATCTCGGCAAGACCATCGTGATGGTGACGCACGATCCTGCGGCGGCGAACTACGCCAAGCGCGTGCTGCATCTCGACAAGGGCCGCTTCGTCGAACGGGAGCTTGCCGCGTGA
- a CDS encoding ABC transporter permease produces MNGFDLVRKNLFRRKLRASLMIVSILIAFMIFGVLAGFHRAFTLGEDRAAADRMITVNKINFTQPMPIAYFNRVKAVEGVRQVTFANWFGGYYQDPKNFVMALAIEPSTYFDVYRSEFDVPPEQLQAFARDRSSALVGEKLAQKWGWKIGDRIPIQSNIFSQKSGGHTWDLTIAGIVKGKLEHVDTNFLLFQYAYFDETRSFGKDTIGWMILQTTSPENNDRVAKSIDAMFANSTAETSTDTEKAFGKAFVAQFGNIALIVLLVVGAAFVTILMIVGNTMALSIRERTREIGVLKTLGFSGPRILAMVLGESVLLALLGGIPGLAIAALIAMALRASLTNVAPAFAVSPTIVLQGLALMIALGLITGIIPALNAMRLKIATALGRG; encoded by the coding sequence GTGAACGGCTTCGACCTGGTACGGAAGAACCTGTTCCGCCGCAAATTGCGAGCGAGCCTGATGATCGTGTCGATCCTGATCGCCTTCATGATCTTCGGCGTGCTCGCTGGATTCCACCGCGCCTTCACCCTCGGCGAGGATCGCGCCGCCGCGGATCGCATGATCACGGTCAACAAGATCAACTTCACCCAGCCGATGCCGATCGCCTACTTCAACCGCGTCAAGGCGGTGGAAGGGGTACGGCAGGTGACCTTCGCCAACTGGTTCGGCGGCTATTATCAGGACCCGAAGAATTTCGTGATGGCGCTCGCGATCGAGCCCAGCACCTACTTCGATGTCTATCGCAGCGAATTCGATGTTCCGCCCGAGCAGCTACAGGCCTTTGCTCGCGACCGCAGCAGCGCGCTGGTCGGCGAGAAACTGGCGCAGAAATGGGGCTGGAAGATCGGCGATCGCATTCCCATTCAGAGCAACATCTTCAGCCAGAAGAGCGGCGGCCACACCTGGGACCTCACCATCGCCGGCATCGTCAAGGGCAAGCTCGAGCATGTCGACACCAACTTCCTCCTGTTCCAGTACGCCTATTTCGACGAGACCCGCAGCTTCGGCAAGGACACCATCGGCTGGATGATCCTGCAGACCACCTCGCCCGAAAACAACGATCGCGTCGCCAAGTCGATCGACGCCATGTTTGCCAATTCCACCGCGGAAACCTCGACCGATACCGAGAAGGCGTTCGGCAAGGCCTTCGTGGCGCAGTTCGGCAACATCGCGCTGATCGTGCTCCTGGTGGTGGGCGCCGCCTTCGTGACGATCCTGATGATCGTCGGCAATACCATGGCGCTGTCGATCCGGGAGCGCACCCGCGAGATCGGCGTGCTGAAGACGCTCGGCTTTTCAGGCCCGCGGATTTTGGCAATGGTGCTTGGCGAATCCGTGTTGCTGGCGCTGCTCGGCGGAATTCCTGGATTGGCAATTGCGGCGCTGATCGCCATGGCGCTGCGCGCGAGCCTTACCAACGTCGCGCCGGCTTTTGCCGTATCGCCGACCATCGTGCTGCAAGGGCTGGCGCTGATGATCGCGCTCGGATTGATCACCGGGATCATTCCGGCACTCAACGCCATGCGGCTCAAGATCGCAACTGCACTCGGACGGGGTTAA
- a CDS encoding ABC transporter permease translates to MRSLWLQVAAVTSINLKSITQRRWLSLSTVIAIALVVIVLLAFLAMANGFQRTIAGSGADDIAIVLRAGSQAEINSTVSRDQVRLIEDGPGIARGSDGKPLISPELYLVVDGIKRTTKTKANLPLRGIGEQGSELRKGITITAGRMFNRGSNEVVVGKALLREFEGFDIGSTVSFGATRWNVVGVFEAGGSVFESEIWADLNVVQSLFNRNNIVQTVRARLTGPAALSDLKSYSDNDPRLKLDVKSEAAYFAEQASQTSDLIQKLGWPLAIAMALGAVAGALNTMYSSVASRATEIATLRAIGFGGFPAFVGTLAESLLLAVIGGLLGAAATYLIFDGVTASTLGGNFTQVVFDFKLSPWLIAEGVALALIVGLIGGLFPALRAARLPIVEGLYAH, encoded by the coding sequence ATGCGTTCGCTCTGGCTTCAAGTGGCTGCGGTCACTTCGATTAATCTCAAAAGCATTACGCAGCGGCGCTGGCTCTCGCTCTCAACGGTGATCGCGATCGCGCTGGTGGTGATCGTGCTGCTTGCCTTCCTCGCCATGGCCAATGGCTTCCAGCGCACCATCGCCGGCTCCGGCGCCGATGACATCGCGATCGTGCTGCGGGCCGGCTCGCAGGCCGAGATCAACAGCACGGTGAGCCGTGATCAGGTGCGGCTGATCGAGGACGGCCCCGGCATCGCGCGCGGCAGCGACGGCAAGCCGCTGATCTCGCCCGAGCTCTATCTTGTGGTCGACGGCATCAAGCGCACGACCAAGACCAAGGCCAATCTGCCGCTGCGCGGGATCGGCGAACAGGGTTCGGAGCTGCGCAAGGGCATCACCATCACCGCCGGCCGCATGTTCAACCGCGGCAGCAACGAGGTGGTGGTCGGCAAGGCGCTGCTGCGGGAGTTCGAAGGATTCGATATCGGCTCGACCGTATCGTTCGGCGCCACGCGCTGGAACGTCGTCGGCGTGTTCGAGGCCGGCGGCAGCGTGTTCGAATCCGAGATCTGGGCCGACCTCAACGTGGTGCAGAGCCTGTTCAACCGCAACAACATCGTTCAGACCGTGCGCGCCCGTCTCACCGGGCCGGCCGCGCTCAGTGATCTGAAGAGCTACAGCGACAACGACCCGCGGCTGAAGCTGGACGTCAAATCGGAAGCCGCCTACTTCGCCGAACAGGCGTCGCAGACCTCAGACCTGATCCAGAAACTCGGCTGGCCGCTGGCGATCGCAATGGCACTCGGCGCCGTCGCCGGCGCGCTCAACACGATGTATTCGTCCGTCGCCTCGCGGGCGACGGAGATCGCCACGCTACGCGCCATCGGCTTCGGCGGCTTTCCCGCTTTCGTCGGAACGCTCGCGGAATCGCTGCTGCTTGCCGTGATCGGCGGGCTGCTCGGCGCCGCCGCCACCTACCTGATCTTCGACGGCGTCACCGCATCGACGCTTGGCGGCAACTTCACGCAGGTGGTGTTCGACTTCAAGCTCAGTCCCTGGCTGATCGCCGAGGGCGTTGCGCTGGCGCTGATCGTCGGCTTGATCGGCGGATTGTTTCCGGCGCTGAGGGCGGCGCGACTGCCGATCGTCGAGGGCCTCTACGCGCACTGA
- the tenA gene encoding thiaminase II → MSFFERLKNEAPAEWRAYTEHPFTDALADGSLAEAAFRHYLVQDYLFLIEFARAYALAVYKSPELADMREAAAGLSAILDVEMNLHVKLCAGWGLSPDDLERAPPASEMLAYTRYVLDAGMRGDLLALKVALAPCVIGYAEIATRLASKPQAMAAANPYHVWIAEYAGAPYQEVAAHARAHLDDLAERYITPAREAELIAIFREATRLEADFWEMGWRAGLRD, encoded by the coding sequence GTGAGTTTCTTCGAGCGTCTGAAAAATGAAGCGCCAGCGGAGTGGCGGGCCTATACCGAGCACCCGTTCACCGACGCCTTGGCGGACGGCTCGCTCGCTGAGGCGGCGTTTCGCCATTACCTCGTTCAGGACTATTTGTTCCTGATCGAGTTTGCCCGCGCCTACGCGCTCGCCGTCTACAAGTCGCCAGAGCTCGCCGACATGCGTGAAGCGGCGGCAGGCCTGTCGGCGATCCTCGATGTCGAGATGAACCTGCACGTAAAACTCTGCGCAGGGTGGGGCCTGTCGCCGGATGATCTGGAACGAGCGCCTCCGGCGAGCGAGATGCTGGCCTACACACGCTACGTACTCGACGCAGGCATGCGCGGTGATCTGCTGGCGCTCAAGGTGGCACTGGCGCCTTGCGTGATCGGCTATGCGGAGATCGCCACGCGGCTTGCCTCAAAGCCCCAAGCGATGGCTGCGGCGAATCCCTATCATGTCTGGATCGCTGAATATGCCGGTGCGCCATACCAGGAGGTCGCGGCGCACGCACGGGCGCACCTCGATGATCTCGCCGAACGCTATATCACACCGGCCCGCGAGGCGGAGCTGATCGCCATCTTCAGGGAAGCCACCCGGCTCGAGGCTGATTTCTGGGAGATGGGGTGGCGCGCGGGATTGCGAGATTAA
- a CDS encoding LysR family transcriptional regulator translates to MAMDVTLRQLRAYLAVLDAASFSEAAKAMHLSQAALSGLIKELESRVGVRLLDRTTRKVAASAVGETFAPMARRVLSNLDEALENLTHLKELRRGLVRVAAPETLSCTLLPELISAYNGSHPGVDVRFDDVPIHEVLAGLQNGSTDIGFGPAGVVPDQSVEVHMVCADPLWVALRGDDPLAKGKLVSWKELRERPLLNYMPNISVNVLSQVPPRRHPMHLVPVHRVNTALSMLRVRQGAVICPSMAEPLVHGFGLTFLPLTQPTVKWRIAMFVRNSASLSPAVESFRDFTLDFSPNWAKVGSERRHPSERRKRA, encoded by the coding sequence ATGGCGATGGATGTGACCCTGCGGCAGCTCCGCGCCTACCTGGCCGTGCTCGACGCCGCGAGCTTCTCGGAAGCCGCCAAGGCCATGCACCTGTCGCAGGCGGCACTCTCCGGATTGATCAAGGAGCTAGAGAGCCGCGTCGGTGTGCGCCTGCTCGACCGCACCACCCGCAAGGTTGCGGCGTCCGCGGTCGGCGAGACCTTCGCGCCGATGGCGCGGCGCGTGCTGTCGAACCTCGACGAGGCGCTGGAGAATCTCACCCATCTCAAGGAGCTGCGCCGCGGATTGGTGCGCGTCGCCGCGCCCGAGACGCTGTCCTGCACGCTGCTGCCGGAGCTCATCTCCGCCTACAATGGCAGCCACCCCGGCGTGGATGTCCGGTTCGACGACGTACCGATCCACGAAGTGCTGGCGGGTCTGCAGAACGGCTCGACCGATATCGGCTTCGGGCCGGCCGGCGTCGTTCCGGATCAATCCGTCGAAGTGCACATGGTCTGCGCCGATCCGCTCTGGGTGGCGCTGCGCGGCGACGACCCTTTGGCCAAGGGCAAGTTGGTCAGTTGGAAGGAGCTGCGCGAGCGGCCGCTGCTCAATTACATGCCCAACATCTCGGTCAACGTATTGAGCCAGGTGCCGCCGCGACGTCATCCAATGCATTTGGTGCCGGTGCATCGGGTAAACACCGCGCTCTCGATGCTGCGCGTGCGGCAGGGCGCGGTGATCTGCCCGTCGATGGCGGAGCCACTGGTCCACGGCTTTGGGCTGACATTCCTGCCGCTCACGCAACCAACCGTCAAATGGAGGATCGCGATGTTCGTGCGCAATAGCGCCTCGCTTTCGCCGGCCGTGGAAAGTTTTCGTGATTTCACGCTCGATTTCAGCCCGAACTGGGCGAAAGTCGGAAGTGAACGCCGCCACCCAAGCGAGCGGCGAAAGCGCGCGTAG